The following coding sequences lie in one Rutidosis leptorrhynchoides isolate AG116_Rl617_1_P2 chromosome 4, CSIRO_AGI_Rlap_v1, whole genome shotgun sequence genomic window:
- the LOC139904258 gene encoding uncharacterized protein, with product MSSSIFFISTLIIALFITISSSNPNPNSLPLTPLTTAHSVLSHHGFPVGLLPTDVRSYNLNRTSGEFSVDLGTPCKLILPPDNYLATYSKKVTGKIGENRIAELNGIRVRAFFQWWGITGIKINGDDLVFEVGMVTAKYPSKNFDVSPQCEGKKHSSS from the coding sequence ATGTCTTCATCCATCTTCTTTATCTCCACCCTAATTATCGCCTTGTTTATCACCatctcatcatcaaaccctaaccctaattcacTACCGTTGACACCATTAACAACGGCACACTCTGTACTTAGTCACCACGGCTTCCCCGTCGGACTACTTCCCACAGACGTCCGTTCATATAACCTGAACCGTACTTCCGGCGAGTTTTCCGTCGATCTCGGAACTCCTTGCAAGCTTATCTTACCACCTGATAATTACTTAGCTACGTATTCGAAGAAAGTTACTGGTAAGATCGGGGAGAATCGAATTGCGGAGCTTAATGGAATTAGGGTTAGGGCTTTTTTTCAGTGGTGGGGGATTACTGGAATTAAAATTAACGGTGATGATTTGGTGTTTGAGGTTGGGATGGTGACTGCTAAATATCCTTCTAAGAATTTTGATGTTAGTCCTCAATGTGAAGGCAAAAAACACTCTTCTTCTTGA